The Verrucomicrobium spinosum DSM 4136 = JCM 18804 genome includes a region encoding these proteins:
- the dnaB gene encoding replicative DNA helicase, producing the protein MPEPASNVTPFDPAAANAPALQKGGQGKKKGEVDPLSDINRAMPFSDDAEKGVLSCFLQNPTDLINDALTTLPVEAFYHPANRLIYEVLREFNNDGRPIDLVSLSHYLIDKGLIDKIGGPATLADLYSFVPTPAHYEYYKGILHDKHLLRRIISACTESIQNAYEYQEDVPLLLDRVEQRMLSVREDTESRDTIKPLRQHIMEAVDTIEHLLLNPGQMNGLSTGYRKLDQLSTGLQGGELFVIAARPSMGKTSFCMNIVEYVAVELQRPVAFFSLEMSASVLVQRLIAGRAGVNMSKLKSGLLNREQMRAVTTACGQLQKSEIFIDETPGLDIMEFRAKARRLKKQHNIGLITIDYLQLMTSGSKRAKENRQIEIAEISAGLKGVAKELDLPIIVLAQLNRAVEQRKGGRPMLSDLRESGSIEQDADMVGLLTRDDYAGSKTEVGTEEEEEAKKGKAVLIMAKNRNGPTDDVPLRFIAEYMKFLEREPDPDEGQ; encoded by the coding sequence ATGCCAGAGCCCGCCTCCAACGTCACCCCGTTTGACCCGGCAGCCGCCAATGCCCCGGCGCTGCAAAAAGGAGGCCAAGGCAAAAAGAAGGGAGAGGTTGATCCCCTAAGTGACATCAACCGCGCCATGCCCTTCAGCGATGACGCGGAGAAAGGCGTGCTCTCCTGCTTCCTGCAGAACCCGACGGACCTCATCAACGATGCGCTGACGACCCTCCCGGTCGAAGCCTTCTACCACCCTGCCAACCGCCTCATCTATGAGGTGCTGCGAGAGTTCAACAACGACGGTCGCCCGATCGACCTCGTCTCCCTGTCGCACTACCTGATCGACAAGGGCCTCATCGACAAGATCGGCGGGCCCGCCACTCTCGCGGATCTTTACTCCTTCGTCCCCACCCCGGCGCACTACGAGTACTACAAAGGCATCCTGCACGACAAGCACCTGCTGCGTCGTATCATCAGCGCCTGCACGGAGAGCATTCAAAACGCCTACGAGTACCAGGAGGACGTCCCCCTCTTGCTCGACCGCGTGGAGCAGCGCATGCTGAGCGTCCGTGAGGACACAGAGTCGCGCGATACCATCAAGCCCCTGCGTCAGCACATCATGGAGGCCGTGGATACCATTGAGCACCTCCTGCTCAACCCCGGCCAGATGAACGGCCTCTCCACCGGCTACCGGAAGCTCGACCAGCTCAGCACCGGCTTGCAAGGCGGGGAGCTTTTCGTCATCGCCGCCCGTCCCTCCATGGGCAAGACCTCATTCTGCATGAACATCGTCGAGTATGTGGCGGTGGAACTGCAGCGCCCCGTGGCCTTCTTCAGCCTGGAAATGAGCGCCTCCGTGCTGGTCCAGCGCCTCATTGCCGGCCGCGCCGGCGTGAACATGAGCAAGCTCAAGAGCGGCCTGCTCAACCGTGAGCAGATGCGCGCCGTCACCACCGCGTGTGGCCAGCTTCAAAAGTCAGAGATCTTCATCGATGAAACACCCGGCCTGGACATCATGGAGTTCCGCGCCAAGGCCCGCCGCTTGAAGAAGCAGCACAACATCGGCCTGATCACCATCGACTACCTCCAGCTCATGACCTCCGGGTCCAAGCGAGCCAAGGAGAACCGGCAGATTGAAATCGCAGAAATCTCCGCCGGCCTCAAAGGCGTGGCCAAGGAACTGGACCTGCCCATCATCGTGCTCGCCCAGCTCAACCGGGCCGTGGAGCAGCGCAAAGGCGGCCGCCCCATGTTGAGCGACCTTCGTGAATCCGGCTCCATCGAGCAGGACGCCGACATGGTCGGCCTCCTCACCCGTGACGATTACGCCGGCAGCAAGACCGAAGTCGGCACCGAGGAGGAAGAAGAAGCCAAAAAAGGCAAAGCCGTCCTCATCATGGCCAAAAACCGTAACGGCCCCACCGATGACGTCCCGCTGAGGTTCATCGCGGAGTACATGAAATTCCTCGAACGCGAGCCCGATCCGGATGAGGGGCAGTAG